A genomic region of Oryza glaberrima chromosome 1, OglaRS2, whole genome shotgun sequence contains the following coding sequences:
- the LOC127770830 gene encoding LEAF RUST 10 DISEASE-RESISTANCE LOCUS RECEPTOR-LIKE PROTEIN KINASE-like 1.2 isoform X4, whose amino-acid sequence MPSPSLFLLFACLAWASQAANTAADNRPQEGCAASTVCGKVTISSPFAVVPEQATESKCGWLGFQVICRNDTPYLGYYKLGYRIQVLDIFYGNNSLLVSDIHKLGDFDVFSGVSKEYPCHVPTSNTSSKVALPFSISTTNLNLFLYNCNKTLVPRDGDDDLVETRCGNKTFARVGGNYSVSGDYAAFYMEGCNATVVPVMGTDAGSYEQLIRDGFLLTWQGPPSSGSRSKSHIIRIACGSGGGILLIVSIFIFAWHKRKKRKQTRDLKDLMHSSSSMQSYSKDLELGGSPHIFTYEELEEATAGFSASRELGDGGFGTVYKGKLRDGRVVAVKRLYKNNYRRVEQFLNEVDILSRLLHQNLVILYGCTSRSSRDLLLVYEYIPNGTVADHLHGPRAGERGLTWPVRMTIAIETAEALAYLHAVEIIHRDVKTNNILLDNNFHVKVADFGLSRLFPLEVTHVSTVPQGTPGYVDPVYHQCYKLTDKSDVYSFGVVLIELISSKPAVDMSRSHSDINLANMALNRIQNHEVDQLVDPEIGYETDSETKRMVDLVAELAFQCLQMDRDSRPPIKEVVEVLNCIKNGECPAEKMNKNASPKEDSHLLKDNLQYSPDSVIHRFHSQSTNHSVASNSSG is encoded by the exons ATGCCCTCTCCTTCCTTGTTCCTCTTGTTCGCCTGCCTCGCCTGGGCGAGTCAAGCAGCGAATACGGCGGCAGACAATCGTCCACAAGAAGGCTGCGCGGCCAGTACTGTATGTGGCAAGGTGACCAtctcgtcgccgttcgccgtcgtgccGGAGCAGGCAACGGAGAGCAAATGCGGCTGGCTTGGATTCCAGGTTATCTGCCGCAACGACACTCCATACCTCGGCTACTACAAGCTCGGTTATCGGATCCAGGTCCTCGACATCTTCTACGGCAACAATTCATTGCTCGTCTCTGACATCCACAAGCTCGGTGACTTCGATGTCTTCTCCGGCGTCAGCAAAGAATACCCCTGCCATGTTCCGACGAGCAACACCTCCTCCAAGGTCGCCCTCCCGTTCTCCATCAGCACCACCAATCTCAACCTCTTCCTGTACAATTGCAATAAGACGCTTGTGCCGCGGGACGGAGACGACGACCTCGTGGAGACGAGGTGCGGCAACAAGACGTTTGCTCGCGTAGGAGGGAATTACAGTGTTTCGGGCGATTACGCGGCGTTTTACATGGAAGGCTGCAACGCTACCGTCGTGCCGGTGATGGGCACGGACGCGGGGAGCTATGAGCAGCTCATCCGCGACGGCTTCCTCTTGACATGGCAAGGGCCGCCGTCATCTG GTTCAAGAAGCAAGAGTCACATAATAAGAATAG CATGTGGATCAGGCGGCGGAATATTATTGATTGTATCTATATTCATTTTTGCTTGGCACAAACGCAAGAAGAGGAAACAAACCCGAGATTTGAAAGATCTCATGCATAGTTCATCTTCAATGCAATCATACAGCAAAGACCTTGAGTTGGGTGGTTCTCCCCATATCTTCACTTACGAGGAACTTGAAGAGGCTACTGCTGGATTTAGTGCCTCCAGGGAACTTGGTGATGGTGGTTTTGGAACTGTTTACAAAG GAAAGCTCCGGGATGGGAGAGTAGTTGCAGTGAAGCGCCTTTACAAGAACAACTACAGACGAGTAGAGCAATTCCTAAATGAGGTAGACATCTTGTCCCGCCTACTGCACCAGAACCTTGTTATCCTATATGGCTGCACGTCTCGTTCTAGCCGTGACCTTCTCTTGGTCTATGAGTACATCCCAAATGGGACAGTTGCAGACCATCTACATGGACCTCGTGCAGGAGAACGAGGCCTCACATGGCCTGTAAGAATGACAATTGCGATAGAAACGGCTGAGGCACTGGCATACCTTCATGCAGTTGAAATCATACACCGTGATGTCAAGACCAACAACATATTGCTGGACAACAACTTCCATGTCAAAGTTGCGGACTTTGGACTATCGCGCCTGTTCCCGCTTGAAGTCACCCATGTATCAACTGTTCCACAGGGCACACCAGGGTATGTTGACCCAGTGTACCACCAGTGCTACAAGCTAACCGATAAGAGTGATGTGTATAGCTTTGGTGTTGTGTTGATAGAGCTAATTTCCTCAAAACCAGCTGTGGACATGTCCAGGAGCCACAGTGACATTAACTTGGCTAACATGGCTCTCAACAGAATTCAGAACCATGAAGTTGATCAGTTGGTTGATCCAGAGATCGGCTATGAGACTGACAGTGAAACAAAGAGGATGGTAGATCTGGTGGCCGAGCTGGCCTTTCAGTGCTTGCAGATGGACAGAGATAGCAGGCCACCAATTAAGGAGGTAGTGGAGGTCCTGAATTGTATCAAGAACGGGGAATGTCCAGCGGAAAAGATGAACAAGAATGCGTCTCCAAAGGAAGATTCGCATCTGCTGAAGGACAACCTACAGTATTCGCCTGACTCAGTAATCCATAGATTTCATAGCCAATCTACTAACCACTCGGTAGCATCAAACTCTAGCGGATGA
- the LOC127770830 gene encoding LEAF RUST 10 DISEASE-RESISTANCE LOCUS RECEPTOR-LIKE PROTEIN KINASE-like 1.1 isoform X1 has product MHSHYSLTIIFTSQFQSPIRPIAAIFQIFSWFPTHPPAMFMFLAPSIWVACSLPLILSAAAADAQGGGEGCKAGRCGNVSILQPFGLVTEQDEETSCRWFGFQVTCNDSIPYLGYPRKNRQFKFQIIDIFYSNSSLLVTDVQKMDDFDNPSGCHVPRSNTSSKLGLPFSISPVNKKLVFYNCTEPPTAGERRVLGLVGTKCRNNTYARLEERYNEPVRFLEGCDAVIVPVRGRYGDANASNYEQLISDGFLLTWQPPQQQSGSRSKSHIIRIACGSGGGILLIVSIFIFAWHKRKKRKQTRDLKDLMHSSSSMQSYSKDLELGGSPHIFTYEELEEATAGFSASRELGDGGFGTVYKGKLRDGRVVAVKRLYKNNYRRVEQFLNEVDILSRLLHQNLVILYGCTSRSSRDLLLVYEYIPNGTVADHLHGPRAGERGLTWPVRMTIAIETAEALAYLHAVEIIHRDVKTNNILLDNNFHVKVADFGLSRLFPLEVTHVSTVPQGTPGYVDPVYHQCYKLTDKSDVYSFGVVLIELISSKPAVDMSRSHSDINLANMALNRIQNHEVDQLVDPEIGYETDSETKRMVDLVAELAFQCLQMDRDSRPPIKEVVEVLNCIKNGECPAEKMNKNASPKEDSHLLKDNLQYSPDSVIHRFHSQSTNHSVASNSSG; this is encoded by the exons ATGCATTCTCACTATTCCCTTACCATTATATTCACCTCACAATTCCAATCTCCAATTCGCCCCATTGCTGCAATCTTCCAAATCTTCTCTTGGTTTCCCACGCATCCTCCTGCCATGTTCATGTTCTTGGCACCTTCCATCTGGGTGGCCTGTTCGTTGCCTCTCATActctcagcagcagcagcagatgcacagggaggaggagaaggctgcAAGGCCGGGAGATGCGGCAACGTGAGCATCTTGCAGCCATTCGGGCTCGTCACGGAGCAGGACGAGGAGACGAGCTGTCGATGGTTCGGCTTCCAGGTCACCTGCAACGACAGCATTCCTTACCTCGGTTACCCTCGGAAGAACCGGCAGTTCAAGTTCCAGATCATCGACATCTTCTACAGCAACAGCTCCTTGCTTGTCACCGATGTCCAAAAGATGGACGACTTCGACAACCCCAGTGGCTGCCATGTCCCGAGGTCCAACACCTCCTCCAAGCTCGGTTTGCCATTCTCGATCAGCCCCGTCAATAAGAAACTCGTCTTCTACAACTGCACTGAGCCTCCGACGGCGGGGGAGCGGCGTGTCCTGGGTCTCGTCGGGACGAAATGCCGCAACAACACTTATGCTCGCCTCGAGGAGCGTTACAACGAGCCTGTACGCTTTCTGGAGGGCTGCGACGCTGTGATCGTGCCGGTGAGGGGCAGATATGGCGACGCAAACGCGAGCAACTACGAGCAGCTCATCAGTGATGGTTTCCTCTTGACATggcagccgccgcagcagcagtcTG GTTCAAGAAGCAAGAGTCACATAATAAGAATAG CATGTGGATCAGGCGGCGGAATATTATTGATTGTATCTATATTCATTTTTGCTTGGCACAAACGCAAGAAGAGGAAACAAACCCGAGATTTGAAAGATCTCATGCATAGTTCATCTTCAATGCAATCATACAGCAAAGACCTTGAGTTGGGTGGTTCTCCCCATATCTTCACTTACGAGGAACTTGAAGAGGCTACTGCTGGATTTAGTGCCTCCAGGGAACTTGGTGATGGTGGTTTTGGAACTGTTTACAAAG GAAAGCTCCGGGATGGGAGAGTAGTTGCAGTGAAGCGCCTTTACAAGAACAACTACAGACGAGTAGAGCAATTCCTAAATGAGGTAGACATCTTGTCCCGCCTACTGCACCAGAACCTTGTTATCCTATATGGCTGCACGTCTCGTTCTAGCCGTGACCTTCTCTTGGTCTATGAGTACATCCCAAATGGGACAGTTGCAGACCATCTACATGGACCTCGTGCAGGAGAACGAGGCCTCACATGGCCTGTAAGAATGACAATTGCGATAGAAACGGCTGAGGCACTGGCATACCTTCATGCAGTTGAAATCATACACCGTGATGTCAAGACCAACAACATATTGCTGGACAACAACTTCCATGTCAAAGTTGCGGACTTTGGACTATCGCGCCTGTTCCCGCTTGAAGTCACCCATGTATCAACTGTTCCACAGGGCACACCAGGGTATGTTGACCCAGTGTACCACCAGTGCTACAAGCTAACCGATAAGAGTGATGTGTATAGCTTTGGTGTTGTGTTGATAGAGCTAATTTCCTCAAAACCAGCTGTGGACATGTCCAGGAGCCACAGTGACATTAACTTGGCTAACATGGCTCTCAACAGAATTCAGAACCATGAAGTTGATCAGTTGGTTGATCCAGAGATCGGCTATGAGACTGACAGTGAAACAAAGAGGATGGTAGATCTGGTGGCCGAGCTGGCCTTTCAGTGCTTGCAGATGGACAGAGATAGCAGGCCACCAATTAAGGAGGTAGTGGAGGTCCTGAATTGTATCAAGAACGGGGAATGTCCAGCGGAAAAGATGAACAAGAATGCGTCTCCAAAGGAAGATTCGCATCTGCTGAAGGACAACCTACAGTATTCGCCTGACTCAGTAATCCATAGATTTCATAGCCAATCTACTAACCACTCGGTAGCATCAAACTCTAGCGGATGA
- the LOC127770830 gene encoding LEAF RUST 10 DISEASE-RESISTANCE LOCUS RECEPTOR-LIKE PROTEIN KINASE-like 1.2 isoform X2, giving the protein MHSTLLCLPLLASLFLLCHRARAVCEPATCGNLTVRYPFWLGGPNPNQSSPSSAAASCGHPAFEVWCSPDGVASLRGSQILVLSIDYTSSSFVAAHKRVADGGDGVCRTDFNISSSLALSPFTISSSNLAICFLYSCNGTEPPEIDGLVNATIPSCSKPIYAYLGGSYDRDKPPAIQAGNCTYSYLPVLWPEPPVNLTAGTNYSPRFKKGFVLEWQKNGFGDCDACNASGGQCRYNNDSAAAFACLCSDGKLRRSTCAGSRSKSHIIRIACGSGGGILLIVSIFIFAWHKRKKRKQTRDLKDLMHSSSSMQSYSKDLELGGSPHIFTYEELEEATAGFSASRELGDGGFGTVYKGKLRDGRVVAVKRLYKNNYRRVEQFLNEVDILSRLLHQNLVILYGCTSRSSRDLLLVYEYIPNGTVADHLHGPRAGERGLTWPVRMTIAIETAEALAYLHAVEIIHRDVKTNNILLDNNFHVKVADFGLSRLFPLEVTHVSTVPQGTPGYVDPVYHQCYKLTDKSDVYSFGVVLIELISSKPAVDMSRSHSDINLANMALNRIQNHEVDQLVDPEIGYETDSETKRMVDLVAELAFQCLQMDRDSRPPIKEVVEVLNCIKNGECPAEKMNKNASPKEDSHLLKDNLQYSPDSVIHRFHSQSTNHSVASNSSG; this is encoded by the exons ATGCACTCGACCTTGTTGTGCTTGCCACTCTTGGCCTCCTTGTTCCTCCTgtgccaccgcgcgcgcgctgTGTGCGAGCCGGCGACATGCGGCAACCTCACCGTCAGGTACCCATTCTGGCTAGGCGGCCCCAACCCCaaccagtcgtcgccgtcgtcagctGCGGCCTCCTGTGGCCACCCGGCCTTCGAGGTGTGGTGTAGCCCCGACGGCGTGGCGTCGTTGAGGGGCTCGCAAATCCTCGTCCTCAGCATCGACTACACCAGCAGCTCATTCGTCGCGGCACACAAAAgggtcgccgacggcggcgacggcgtgtgcCGCACCGACTTCAACATATCGTCCAGCCTAGCCCTCAGCCCGTTCAcgatcagcagcagcaacctgGCCATCTGCTTCCTCTACAGCTGCAACGGCACGGAGCCACCGGAGATCGACGGCCTTGTGAACGCCACCATCCCCAGCTGCAGTAAGCCTATCTACGCGTACCTCGGCGGGAGCTACGACCGTGACAAGCCACCGGCGATCCAAGCAGGGAACTGCACGTACTCGTACCTGCCGGTGCTGTGGCCGGAGCCGCCGGTGAACTTGACGGCGGGGACCAACTACAGCCCGCGGTTCAAGAAGGGGTTCGTGTTGGAGTGGCAGAAGAACGGGTTCGGCGACTGCGACGCCTGTAACGCGAGCGGCGGGCAGTGCCGGTACAACAACGATTCCGCGGCGGCGTTCGCGTGCCTCTGCTCCGACGGCAAGCTGCGCCGCTCGACATGCGCCG GTTCAAGAAGCAAGAGTCACATAATAAGAATAG CATGTGGATCAGGCGGCGGAATATTATTGATTGTATCTATATTCATTTTTGCTTGGCACAAACGCAAGAAGAGGAAACAAACCCGAGATTTGAAAGATCTCATGCATAGTTCATCTTCAATGCAATCATACAGCAAAGACCTTGAGTTGGGTGGTTCTCCCCATATCTTCACTTACGAGGAACTTGAAGAGGCTACTGCTGGATTTAGTGCCTCCAGGGAACTTGGTGATGGTGGTTTTGGAACTGTTTACAAAG GAAAGCTCCGGGATGGGAGAGTAGTTGCAGTGAAGCGCCTTTACAAGAACAACTACAGACGAGTAGAGCAATTCCTAAATGAGGTAGACATCTTGTCCCGCCTACTGCACCAGAACCTTGTTATCCTATATGGCTGCACGTCTCGTTCTAGCCGTGACCTTCTCTTGGTCTATGAGTACATCCCAAATGGGACAGTTGCAGACCATCTACATGGACCTCGTGCAGGAGAACGAGGCCTCACATGGCCTGTAAGAATGACAATTGCGATAGAAACGGCTGAGGCACTGGCATACCTTCATGCAGTTGAAATCATACACCGTGATGTCAAGACCAACAACATATTGCTGGACAACAACTTCCATGTCAAAGTTGCGGACTTTGGACTATCGCGCCTGTTCCCGCTTGAAGTCACCCATGTATCAACTGTTCCACAGGGCACACCAGGGTATGTTGACCCAGTGTACCACCAGTGCTACAAGCTAACCGATAAGAGTGATGTGTATAGCTTTGGTGTTGTGTTGATAGAGCTAATTTCCTCAAAACCAGCTGTGGACATGTCCAGGAGCCACAGTGACATTAACTTGGCTAACATGGCTCTCAACAGAATTCAGAACCATGAAGTTGATCAGTTGGTTGATCCAGAGATCGGCTATGAGACTGACAGTGAAACAAAGAGGATGGTAGATCTGGTGGCCGAGCTGGCCTTTCAGTGCTTGCAGATGGACAGAGATAGCAGGCCACCAATTAAGGAGGTAGTGGAGGTCCTGAATTGTATCAAGAACGGGGAATGTCCAGCGGAAAAGATGAACAAGAATGCGTCTCCAAAGGAAGATTCGCATCTGCTGAAGGACAACCTACAGTATTCGCCTGACTCAGTAATCCATAGATTTCATAGCCAATCTACTAACCACTCGGTAGCATCAAACTCTAGCGGATGA
- the LOC127783512 gene encoding LEAF RUST 10 DISEASE-RESISTANCE LOCUS RECEPTOR-LIKE PROTEIN KINASE-like 1.2, whose amino-acid sequence MVSEPTLALVLVLLAVFATATHAQLVGESCAPAACGNLTIKYPFWLRGRQPAYCGHPTFAVTCDDDDDPTGATASPPSLNGSYLRVLAIHYGNSSVVAYHANLVESSACRATRFNMSSSLALSLLAVSGANAGLLFSANCSRTPPTGSLPVNCTGFSGGGEWFLSLDRMYDPGGPARAVDTVGCQYSVVPVLPWSELRSARDYAGLVRRGFLLEWTAVPGDCAACNASGGECRYDAGAMEFGCFCPGGRLQPATCGE is encoded by the exons atggtatcagagccaactcTCGCG CTAGTACTGGTGCTCCTGGCTGTATTCGCCACCGCGACGCACGCGCAGCTGGTCGGCGAGAGCTGCGCGCCGGCGGCATGCGGCAACCTGACCATCAAGTACCCGTTCTGGCTGCGCGGCCGGCAGCCTGCCTACTGCGGCCACCCTACCTTCGCCGTCacctgcgacgacgacgacgaccccacCGGCGCGACCGCGTCGCCGCCCAGCCTGAACGGTTCCTACCTCCGCGTCCTCGCCATCCACTACGGCAATAGCTCCGTCGTGGCCTACCATGCCAACCTGGTCGAGAGCTCCGCCTGCCGCGCCACCCGGTTCAACATGTCCAGCAGCCTCGCGCTCTCGCTGCTCGCCGTCAGCGGCGCCAACGCGGGGCTCCTCTTCTCCGCGAACTGCtcgcggacgccgccgacggGATCGCTCCCGGTGAACTGCACCGGtttcagcggcggcggcgagtggttCCTGTCCCTGGACCGGATGTACGATCCCGGCGGCCCCGCGCGGGCGGTGGACACGGTGGGTTGCCAGTACTCGGTGGTGCCCGTGTTGCCATGGTCGGAGCTGAGATCGGCGCGTGACTACGCGGGGCTCGTGAGGCGCGGGTTTCTGCTCGAGTGGACGGCGGTGCCGGGCGACTGCGCGGCGTGCAACGCCAGCGGCGGGGAGTGCCGCTACGACGCCGGCGCCATGGAGTTCGGGTGCTTCTGCCCCGGCGGCCGCCTGCAGCCGGCGACATGCGGTGAGTGA
- the LOC127770830 gene encoding LEAF RUST 10 DISEASE-RESISTANCE LOCUS RECEPTOR-LIKE PROTEIN KINASE-like 1.2 isoform X5 codes for MAPSFFFALVVVSAWWTAFMLAVAAREAEERGSGCPAKCGNLNISSPFWITQSQMDRPCGSLDFQVDCNQSTGVGTLRTSSIFGFQIINISYGERTLLALDRRKLDDLTSLNRCQIPSWNTSAKLAVPFRISSAANLDLVFYNCTKAPPAERHEQLGLVETRCRNNSFARLGERYDDRSNYDAYYLEGCRATFLPALEPPGGKANASRYEELVRGGFLITWDLPGSRSKSHIIRIACGSGGGILLIVSIFIFAWHKRKKRKQTRDLKDLMHSSSSMQSYSKDLELGGSPHIFTYEELEEATAGFSASRELGDGGFGTVYKGKLRDGRVVAVKRLYKNNYRRVEQFLNEVDILSRLLHQNLVILYGCTSRSSRDLLLVYEYIPNGTVADHLHGPRAGERGLTWPVRMTIAIETAEALAYLHAVEIIHRDVKTNNILLDNNFHVKVADFGLSRLFPLEVTHVSTVPQGTPGYVDPVYHQCYKLTDKSDVYSFGVVLIELISSKPAVDMSRSHSDINLANMALNRIQNHEVDQLVDPEIGYETDSETKRMVDLVAELAFQCLQMDRDSRPPIKEVVEVLNCIKNGECPAEKMNKNASPKEDSHLLKDNLQYSPDSVIHRFHSQSTNHSVASNSSG; via the exons ATGGCCCCGAGCTTCTTCTTCGCCTTGGTCGTCGTCTCGGCTTGGTGGACAGCGTTCAtgctcgccgtggcggcgagggaagctgaggagagaggaagcggCTGCCCGGCCAAATGCGGCAACCTGAATATCTCCTCGCCGTTCTGGATCACCCAAAGCCAGATGGATAGGCCGTGTGGTTCTCTGGATTTCCAGGTCGACTGCAACCAATCCACCGGTGTCGGGACTCTTCGGACCTCTTCAATTTTCGGGTTTCAGATCATCAACATATCTTACGGGGAACGTACTCTGCTCGCCTTAGACCGTCGCAAGCTGGATGACCTGACAAGCTTGAACCGCTGCCAAATCCCGAGCTGGAACACCTCCGCCAAGCTAGCCGTCCCGTTTAGGATCAGCTCTGCTGCCAATCTCGACCTCGTCTTCTACAACTGCACCaaggcgccgccggcggagcgGCATGAACAACTGGGGCTCGTGGAGACGAGATGCCGTAACAACTCGTTTGCTCGCCTAGGAGAGCGTTACGACGACCGGAGCAACTACGACGCCTACTACTTGGAAGGCTGCAGAGCCACGTTCTTGCCGGCGCTGGAGCCGCCTGGTGGCAAGGCGAACGCCAGCAGGTATGAGGAGCTCGTGCGTGGAGGCTTCCTCATAACATGGGACCTGCCAG GTTCAAGAAGCAAGAGTCACATAATAAGAATAG CATGTGGATCAGGCGGCGGAATATTATTGATTGTATCTATATTCATTTTTGCTTGGCACAAACGCAAGAAGAGGAAACAAACCCGAGATTTGAAAGATCTCATGCATAGTTCATCTTCAATGCAATCATACAGCAAAGACCTTGAGTTGGGTGGTTCTCCCCATATCTTCACTTACGAGGAACTTGAAGAGGCTACTGCTGGATTTAGTGCCTCCAGGGAACTTGGTGATGGTGGTTTTGGAACTGTTTACAAAG GAAAGCTCCGGGATGGGAGAGTAGTTGCAGTGAAGCGCCTTTACAAGAACAACTACAGACGAGTAGAGCAATTCCTAAATGAGGTAGACATCTTGTCCCGCCTACTGCACCAGAACCTTGTTATCCTATATGGCTGCACGTCTCGTTCTAGCCGTGACCTTCTCTTGGTCTATGAGTACATCCCAAATGGGACAGTTGCAGACCATCTACATGGACCTCGTGCAGGAGAACGAGGCCTCACATGGCCTGTAAGAATGACAATTGCGATAGAAACGGCTGAGGCACTGGCATACCTTCATGCAGTTGAAATCATACACCGTGATGTCAAGACCAACAACATATTGCTGGACAACAACTTCCATGTCAAAGTTGCGGACTTTGGACTATCGCGCCTGTTCCCGCTTGAAGTCACCCATGTATCAACTGTTCCACAGGGCACACCAGGGTATGTTGACCCAGTGTACCACCAGTGCTACAAGCTAACCGATAAGAGTGATGTGTATAGCTTTGGTGTTGTGTTGATAGAGCTAATTTCCTCAAAACCAGCTGTGGACATGTCCAGGAGCCACAGTGACATTAACTTGGCTAACATGGCTCTCAACAGAATTCAGAACCATGAAGTTGATCAGTTGGTTGATCCAGAGATCGGCTATGAGACTGACAGTGAAACAAAGAGGATGGTAGATCTGGTGGCCGAGCTGGCCTTTCAGTGCTTGCAGATGGACAGAGATAGCAGGCCACCAATTAAGGAGGTAGTGGAGGTCCTGAATTGTATCAAGAACGGGGAATGTCCAGCGGAAAAGATGAACAAGAATGCGTCTCCAAAGGAAGATTCGCATCTGCTGAAGGACAACCTACAGTATTCGCCTGACTCAGTAATCCATAGATTTCATAGCCAATCTACTAACCACTCGGTAGCATCAAACTCTAGCGGATGA
- the LOC127770830 gene encoding LEAF RUST 10 DISEASE-RESISTANCE LOCUS RECEPTOR-LIKE PROTEIN KINASE-like 1.2 isoform X3, producing the protein MPPLILLLLVACFLKLPAPASSSNSSSPGCLPTPCGNLTISYPFWLEEPGRPPCGSPPFQLKCNASGAYLTHTIYEAYRVVDIFTGNNTVHVVDENLPLATGCPAPPFNISDGIWQAPFVISEANAELRFLSCNKSLPAAAAPPGFHRLPCDDQNSSVRLVSDHLHEDGIPPGCNFTVVPIVQRHNGSMAGYIANMRSGFLLEWAVVSGDCPKCQVSGGNCTYSDDLEFACNCPDGMHPDKCREFRKSEEHGSRSKSHIIRIACGSGGGILLIVSIFIFAWHKRKKRKQTRDLKDLMHSSSSMQSYSKDLELGGSPHIFTYEELEEATAGFSASRELGDGGFGTVYKGKLRDGRVVAVKRLYKNNYRRVEQFLNEVDILSRLLHQNLVILYGCTSRSSRDLLLVYEYIPNGTVADHLHGPRAGERGLTWPVRMTIAIETAEALAYLHAVEIIHRDVKTNNILLDNNFHVKVADFGLSRLFPLEVTHVSTVPQGTPGYVDPVYHQCYKLTDKSDVYSFGVVLIELISSKPAVDMSRSHSDINLANMALNRIQNHEVDQLVDPEIGYETDSETKRMVDLVAELAFQCLQMDRDSRPPIKEVVEVLNCIKNGECPAEKMNKNASPKEDSHLLKDNLQYSPDSVIHRFHSQSTNHSVASNSSG; encoded by the exons ATGCCTCCGCTCATACTGCTACTGCTGGTAGCTTGCTTCCTCAAGTTGCCGGcaccggcgagctcgtcgaACTCGTCTAGTCCTGGCTGCTTGCCCACGCCATGCGGCAACCTGACCATCTCCTACCCGTTCTGGCTGGAGgagcccggccggccgccgtgcgGGTCGCCGCCGTTCCAGCTCAAGTGCAACGCCAGCGGCGCCTACCTCACGCACACCATCTACGAGGCGTATCGCGTTGTTGATATCTTCACCGGAAACAACACCGTCCATGTGGTGGACGAGAATCTCCCGCTCGCCACTGGctgcccggcgccgccgttcaACATCTCCGATGGCATCTGGCAGGCGCCGTTCGTCATCAGCGAAGCCAACGCAGAGCTGCGCTTCCTCTCGTGTAACAAGTCActtccggcggcggctgctcctccCGGCTTCCACAGACTGCCTTGTGATGACCAAAACTCCTCCGTCCGGCTCGTCAGCGACCATTTACACGAGGATGGGATTCCACCGGGCTGTAACTTCACGGTTGTGCCGATCGTTCAGCGTCACAATGGGAGTATGGCCGGCTATATTGCCAACATGAGGAGTGGGTTTCTACTAGAGTGGGCGGTGGTTTCAGGGGATTGTCCCAAATGTCAAGTAAGCGGCGGGAATTGCACGTACAGCGACGACCTGGAGTTCGCCTGCAATTGCCCCGACGGGATGCACCCTGACAAGTGTAGAGAGTTCAGAAAATCGGAAGAGCACG GTTCAAGAAGCAAGAGTCACATAATAAGAATAG CATGTGGATCAGGCGGCGGAATATTATTGATTGTATCTATATTCATTTTTGCTTGGCACAAACGCAAGAAGAGGAAACAAACCCGAGATTTGAAAGATCTCATGCATAGTTCATCTTCAATGCAATCATACAGCAAAGACCTTGAGTTGGGTGGTTCTCCCCATATCTTCACTTACGAGGAACTTGAAGAGGCTACTGCTGGATTTAGTGCCTCCAGGGAACTTGGTGATGGTGGTTTTGGAACTGTTTACAAAG GAAAGCTCCGGGATGGGAGAGTAGTTGCAGTGAAGCGCCTTTACAAGAACAACTACAGACGAGTAGAGCAATTCCTAAATGAGGTAGACATCTTGTCCCGCCTACTGCACCAGAACCTTGTTATCCTATATGGCTGCACGTCTCGTTCTAGCCGTGACCTTCTCTTGGTCTATGAGTACATCCCAAATGGGACAGTTGCAGACCATCTACATGGACCTCGTGCAGGAGAACGAGGCCTCACATGGCCTGTAAGAATGACAATTGCGATAGAAACGGCTGAGGCACTGGCATACCTTCATGCAGTTGAAATCATACACCGTGATGTCAAGACCAACAACATATTGCTGGACAACAACTTCCATGTCAAAGTTGCGGACTTTGGACTATCGCGCCTGTTCCCGCTTGAAGTCACCCATGTATCAACTGTTCCACAGGGCACACCAGGGTATGTTGACCCAGTGTACCACCAGTGCTACAAGCTAACCGATAAGAGTGATGTGTATAGCTTTGGTGTTGTGTTGATAGAGCTAATTTCCTCAAAACCAGCTGTGGACATGTCCAGGAGCCACAGTGACATTAACTTGGCTAACATGGCTCTCAACAGAATTCAGAACCATGAAGTTGATCAGTTGGTTGATCCAGAGATCGGCTATGAGACTGACAGTGAAACAAAGAGGATGGTAGATCTGGTGGCCGAGCTGGCCTTTCAGTGCTTGCAGATGGACAGAGATAGCAGGCCACCAATTAAGGAGGTAGTGGAGGTCCTGAATTGTATCAAGAACGGGGAATGTCCAGCGGAAAAGATGAACAAGAATGCGTCTCCAAAGGAAGATTCGCATCTGCTGAAGGACAACCTACAGTATTCGCCTGACTCAGTAATCCATAGATTTCATAGCCAATCTACTAACCACTCGGTAGCATCAAACTCTAGCGGATGA